In a genomic window of Thermoprotei archaeon:
- a CDS encoding DUF6062 family protein: MKLFDKNENKIDDQPKDIIHMALKDSMNENGCPVCRLVEKSEYRMIWTLLYEHVNDPFVRKMIDYGNGFCAYHFWKIVNIAQNDPLLGGLGPAIITESLLKNYIENVANNKNINVHCYICSELSKIEDSYVSSFAIKIDNTDTLERYESNDYSILCDKHFNKVLTLMSVSIRDKLKGIQIKKLKKLVENIESYISKHDYRNTSIIKEEEAKAWIQAIEVMKGLGWSSLDMEEKSRNIKLRKNKLKML, encoded by the coding sequence ATGAAATTATTCGATAAGAATGAAAACAAAATAGATGATCAGCCAAAGGATATTATTCACATGGCACTTAAAGATTCAATGAATGAGAATGGATGTCCTGTGTGTAGATTGGTTGAGAAATCTGAGTATAGAATGATATGGACTCTACTTTATGAGCATGTTAACGATCCTTTTGTAAGAAAAATGATTGATTATGGAAATGGTTTTTGTGCCTATCATTTTTGGAAAATCGTTAACATCGCTCAGAACGACCCATTATTAGGCGGACTAGGCCCAGCAATAATTACTGAGAGCTTATTAAAAAATTATATAGAAAATGTTGCGAATAATAAAAATATTAATGTTCATTGTTATATTTGTTCTGAGCTCAGCAAGATTGAGGATTCCTACGTATCATCATTTGCCATAAAAATTGATAACACAGATACTCTAGAACGTTATGAAAGCAATGATTACTCAATATTATGTGATAAACATTTCAATAAAGTATTGACTTTGATGTCGGTATCTATTAGAGATAAGTTAAAAGGAATTCAAATTAAAAAACTAAAAAAATTAGTTGAAAACATTGAATCTTATATTTCAAAACATGATTATAGAAACACAAGCATTATTAAAGAGGAGGAAGCTAAAGCATGGATCCAAGCAATTGAAGTAATGAAAGGCTTAGGTTGGTCTTCACTTGATATGGAGGAGAAAAGCAGAAACATAAAATTAAGGAAAAACAAGCTGAAAATGCTTTAA
- a CDS encoding LD-carboxypeptidase: MVLKIKPRAIGLGDAIGIVAPAGVADPVQLNKGIRTLKDLGFEVYLGKTVRRLISKGYFSASDEERANEINEMFSNEKIKAIFSASGGYGSMRILPLLDYSLIKRNPKIFIGYSDITALLIAIHQKTGLIVFHGPMVASDMHNLSEYTKYNMMKVLMDDEPLGIIFNPIDGPLIRVINEGKAEGGLIGGNLSLIVSTLGTPYEINTEEKILFIEDTNEAPYRVDRMLTQLILAGKLDNVAGVIVCEFKNYESNKLKHTFSLEEVIQDRIGRLNIPAIYGLCCGHGEHKITLPIGVKATLDATNATLRIDEPAVIKNKNGNF, translated from the coding sequence ATGGTGTTAAAAATTAAACCTCGTGCGATAGGTCTAGGTGACGCGATAGGTATAGTGGCTCCAGCTGGTGTGGCGGATCCTGTTCAATTAAATAAAGGTATAAGAACGTTAAAAGATTTAGGATTTGAAGTATATTTAGGAAAAACGGTTAGAAGATTGATTAGCAAAGGTTATTTTTCTGCTTCAGATGAAGAAAGGGCTAATGAAATTAATGAGATGTTCTCTAACGAAAAAATAAAAGCCATATTTTCTGCATCAGGAGGGTATGGTTCAATGCGGATACTTCCGTTATTGGATTACAGTTTAATAAAACGCAATCCTAAAATTTTTATTGGATATAGTGATATTACTGCATTACTTATAGCGATTCATCAAAAAACAGGGTTAATAGTATTTCATGGCCCGATGGTAGCGTCAGACATGCATAACCTATCAGAATATACTAAATATAATATGATGAAAGTACTCATGGATGATGAACCACTGGGTATTATTTTTAATCCTATTGATGGACCACTTATACGTGTAATAAATGAGGGAAAAGCAGAAGGAGGGCTTATCGGTGGAAATCTATCTCTGATAGTTTCAACTTTAGGAACACCATACGAAATCAATACAGAGGAAAAAATATTATTTATCGAGGATACAAATGAAGCACCCTACAGAGTTGATAGAATGTTAACCCAACTCATTCTTGCAGGAAAGTTAGACAATGTTGCAGGTGTTATCGTATGTGAATTTAAGAACTATGAATCAAATAAACTTAAACACACTTTTAGCTTAGAAGAAGTCATTCAAGATAGGATAGGAAGATTAAATATCCCAGCGATCTATGGATTGTGTTGTGGTCATGGAGAACATAAAATAACATTACCGATAGGAGTAAAGGCAACATTAGATGCTACTAATGCTACTTTAAGAATTGACGAACCAGCAGTAATAAAAAACAAAAACGGTAACTTTTAG
- a CDS encoding peptide ABC transporter substrate-binding protein, producing the protein MNKKQVLDFVVIMFLVTTLTVPMIPAAYGSPAVLRIGVPGEIDSFNPLTSILSAAQSIIGAMYESMLFLHTNGSYSPWLATGYSVNASALTVTFTLRNNVMWHDGKPFTANDVKFTFDTIIANPTLDRNKYRDFIASVDAPNPSTVVFHLKKAWAPALYYLGTQWIVPQHIFSVVNITVFKNTDNPIGTGPYKFVKYTPGVSVELEAFNNYWQGKPAVDKLVYILYKTTQSIMLDLMAGNLDTFAGATVDPELVATMLRTPNIKVIVNPGSIIRFMGFNLKRYPFNISGVREAIAYAINKQDIVNTVMLGFAEPAPDGWIPPYLGYWYDQSIKWRSQNFTKANQILDNLGFVKGSDGIRITPKGQRMSYSLLTIAGRAEFVRTAELIQGWLKNIGIEINVETLSLGTVDQREGVGDFDLGLMGLGVSLEPDFYLYQRFHSSASAPLGTYVPRNWFRYENPEMDKLLDAQRTEMNITKRREIIYKIQEIVARDLPILTLYAKYSILAYRTDKFVGFNEPDGPASLISLVNIKPIGYTPTTTTTTTTTTTTTTTTTTTTAIAPQDYTTLVAGIVIVIIVIGIIYVLIRHRR; encoded by the coding sequence ATGAATAAAAAACAGGTATTAGATTTTGTTGTGATAATGTTTCTAGTGACAACTTTGACTGTTCCAATGATTCCGGCAGCATATGGTTCTCCTGCTGTATTAAGAATAGGTGTACCAGGTGAAATTGATAGTTTTAATCCGCTTACTAGTATATTATCTGCTGCCCAATCTATCATAGGAGCTATGTATGAATCTATGCTTTTTCTGCATACTAATGGCTCATATTCTCCATGGCTTGCTACGGGATATTCTGTGAATGCATCTGCATTAACTGTTACCTTTACTTTAAGGAATAATGTTATGTGGCATGACGGTAAACCTTTTACTGCTAATGATGTTAAGTTTACATTTGATACTATAATTGCAAATCCAACTCTTGATAGAAATAAATATAGAGATTTCATAGCTTCTGTTGATGCACCTAATCCGAGTACTGTCGTATTTCATCTTAAGAAAGCGTGGGCTCCTGCCCTTTATTATTTAGGCACTCAATGGATAGTCCCGCAACATATATTTTCTGTAGTCAACATTACAGTGTTCAAAAATACTGATAACCCGATAGGTACTGGACCGTACAAGTTTGTAAAGTACACTCCTGGTGTTAGTGTAGAGCTTGAAGCTTTTAACAATTATTGGCAGGGTAAGCCTGCAGTAGATAAATTAGTCTATATACTTTATAAGACTACACAATCTATCATGCTTGATTTGATGGCTGGGAATTTGGATACATTTGCTGGCGCTACGGTTGATCCTGAACTGGTTGCTACTATGTTAAGGACACCGAATATTAAAGTTATTGTTAATCCTGGAAGCATAATAAGATTTATGGGATTTAATCTTAAGAGATATCCGTTTAATATAAGTGGTGTGAGGGAGGCAATAGCATATGCAATAAATAAGCAGGATATTGTTAATACTGTTATGTTGGGTTTTGCTGAACCTGCACCAGATGGTTGGATTCCTCCATATTTAGGTTATTGGTATGATCAAAGTATTAAGTGGAGATCACAAAACTTCACAAAAGCAAATCAAATTTTAGATAATCTTGGTTTTGTTAAAGGATCTGATGGCATAAGAATAACACCTAAGGGACAAAGAATGTCTTATTCACTTCTCACCATAGCAGGTAGAGCTGAATTTGTCAGAACTGCGGAGTTAATACAAGGTTGGTTAAAGAACATTGGAATAGAAATCAATGTTGAGACATTAAGCCTTGGGACTGTAGATCAAAGAGAGGGTGTAGGAGATTTTGATCTTGGTCTTATGGGACTAGGTGTTTCTCTTGAACCAGACTTTTATCTTTACCAAAGATTTCACAGTAGTGCTTCAGCTCCATTAGGAACCTATGTGCCAAGAAATTGGTTTAGATATGAGAATCCTGAGATGGATAAACTATTGGATGCTCAAAGAACAGAAATGAATATAACAAAAAGGCGAGAAATAATTTATAAAATACAGGAAATTGTAGCTCGCGATTTACCAATACTTACGCTTTATGCAAAATATAGTATACTAGCATATCGTACTGATAAGTTTGTAGGATTCAATGAACCTGATGGCCCGGCATCATTAATCTCTTTAGTTAATATAAAACCTATAGGTTACACACCAACAACCACTACAACAACTACAACCACTACAACAACTACAACCACTACAACAACTACAACAGCCATAGCGCCCCAAGATTATACAACACTAGTAGCGGGAATTGTTATTGTAATAATAGTGATTGGCATAATATACGTTCTAATTAGACACAGACGTTAA
- a CDS encoding ABC transporter permease, which translates to MRAYVVRRLVRLAVTFVVVLVLNFFIPRAMPGNPANILANENQLPPETAKQLIKLFKLDEPIWDQFYAYIINTFQGNWGISYRYYPTTVYELLMQRLPWTIFLLGISTITTALLGMFLGIIAGWKRGSKTDSTISISSMFIWAIPYYWLAMMLVYVFGYVLKLTPISQALTPGTEYSNFFNFALDAFYHAILPVSAITLTAFATYTLITRNTMLDVLAEDFVTVARAKGLPERVVVTKHVLRNALLPPITILSLRFGFIVGGAIFTETVFSYPGVGSLIYEAIIYHDYPVLQGAFFLLSITVILANLVADTIYMILDPRVRYG; encoded by the coding sequence ATGAGAGCGTATGTTGTAAGACGATTAGTTAGGTTGGCTGTAACTTTCGTTGTTGTTCTTGTTTTAAATTTCTTTATACCGAGAGCCATGCCTGGAAATCCTGCTAATATATTAGCTAATGAGAATCAATTGCCGCCAGAAACGGCTAAACAGCTTATAAAGTTGTTTAAGCTGGATGAACCCATATGGGATCAATTTTATGCATATATTATTAACACGTTTCAAGGAAATTGGGGTATCTCGTATAGGTATTATCCGACTACTGTTTATGAATTGTTAATGCAACGTCTTCCATGGACAATATTTTTACTGGGAATCTCTACGATCACTACTGCCCTATTGGGCATGTTTCTTGGCATTATAGCTGGCTGGAAGAGAGGGTCTAAAACAGATTCAACAATATCTATATCATCTATGTTTATATGGGCAATTCCATATTATTGGTTAGCTATGATGTTAGTTTATGTTTTTGGCTATGTTTTAAAATTAACACCAATTAGTCAGGCTTTAACACCTGGTACTGAGTATTCTAATTTCTTTAATTTTGCTTTGGATGCTTTTTATCATGCAATACTTCCAGTGTCTGCTATAACATTAACAGCTTTCGCCACTTATACATTAATTACACGTAATACAATGTTAGATGTCCTTGCTGAGGATTTTGTTACTGTCGCGAGGGCTAAAGGATTACCAGAAAGAGTTGTTGTGACTAAACATGTGTTAAGAAATGCTCTTCTTCCACCTATCACTATACTTTCGTTACGGTTTGGCTTTATAGTTGGTGGTGCTATCTTCACTGAGACTGTGTTCTCATATCCAGGTGTCGGTTCATTAATTTATGAAGCTATAATATACCATGATTACCCGGTTCTCCAGGGAGCATTCTTCTTACTCTCCATAACTGTTATACTTGCAAACTTAGTCGCAGATACTATATACATGATATTGGATCCCAGAGTTCGTTATGGGTGA
- a CDS encoding ABC transporter permease — translation MIKVFNKFLKNELFRAITNDRKGKIGLIIVMFFIIVAVFADMLAPYNPWIQVGPPFQPPSLQHPLGLNDVGYDILSELIYGTRVSLIVGFAAAFFQTLIGVPVGLIAGYYGKYVDELLSGTIDTLLIIPSLPLLIILVAYLGQSIFNIILVLSILGWMGTARVIRAQTLTLKERSYVEASKAMGSSNLRIVFRIILPAVLPIALVQMILEITGAILAEAGLSFLGLGDPTHKSWGMILYYAQQRNALLLGLWWWFIPPGICIALLGTGFVLIGLSIEEYVNPKLRHL, via the coding sequence GTGATTAAGGTCTTTAATAAATTTTTAAAGAATGAGCTTTTTCGTGCAATAACTAATGATCGTAAAGGGAAAATTGGCTTAATAATCGTTATGTTTTTCATAATCGTAGCAGTTTTTGCAGATATGTTAGCACCTTACAACCCATGGATTCAAGTTGGTCCCCCATTTCAACCTCCTTCTCTGCAACATCCACTTGGGCTTAACGATGTAGGTTATGATATATTGAGTGAATTGATATATGGAACTAGAGTAAGCCTTATAGTAGGGTTTGCGGCAGCGTTTTTCCAAACATTAATAGGAGTTCCAGTAGGACTGATTGCTGGCTATTATGGGAAGTATGTAGATGAATTACTTTCTGGTACAATAGATACACTATTAATAATACCATCGTTACCGTTACTCATAATACTGGTAGCGTACTTAGGTCAGAGTATATTTAACATAATACTTGTACTTTCAATACTTGGCTGGATGGGCACAGCAAGGGTTATCAGAGCACAGACGTTAACACTTAAAGAAAGAAGTTATGTTGAAGCATCAAAGGCCATGGGTTCCTCTAATTTAAGGATCGTATTCCGTATAATATTACCAGCAGTATTACCGATAGCATTAGTTCAAATGATTTTAGAAATAACAGGAGCCATACTTGCAGAGGCAGGACTCAGCTTCTTAGGATTAGGAGATCCTACACACAAGAGTTGGGGTATGATATTATACTATGCACAACAGAGGAATGCCTTACTCCTAGGATTATGGTGGTGGTTCATTCCACCTGGAATATGTATAGCATTATTAGGAACAGGCTTTGTCCTTATTGGACTTAGCATAGAAGAATATGTTAACCCAAAGTTAAGACATCTTTAA
- a CDS encoding aminotransferase has protein sequence MRKTLSIILLLILITVYAFSTATSVKSVKYVVAVDLAHGESSKYLKYIQGNITWVEWINITTPITISTLNNVDMLIIGQATTSFTPDELNALKTWVSSGNKVLWVAGDSDYGPGVGYQDIANLVLSSVGSVLRVDLCSVEDPVQNAKASYRVVGNVTPDSGAEAVANGIKNGVLYHGPGILAYVLPDGTWAPLEKSKPGNVYRIVWTSPNGKIVENSPPPAKAHKAGDTGRFVLLAAEVMKVGKWQSVVIASGESPYGDYEPTWSWIYYGVQLDGPKFVTNMINWSLALATTVVQTVTQTVTSTTTVTSTVTSTTTATTTATVESMTGWGAAGVFAVIAIVAIALMLRKK, from the coding sequence ATGAGGAAAACACTATCTATAATACTTTTACTTATACTAATAACAGTGTATGCATTTTCAACAGCCACGTCTGTTAAATCGGTAAAATACGTTGTAGCAGTAGATTTAGCGCATGGAGAAAGTTCCAAATATCTTAAATATATCCAAGGTAACATTACTTGGGTCGAATGGATTAACATTACTACACCCATCACAATAAGCACATTAAACAATGTAGATATGCTTATAATTGGACAGGCAACAACCTCATTTACACCAGATGAATTAAATGCTTTGAAAACTTGGGTTAGCAGTGGCAATAAAGTATTATGGGTTGCCGGTGATAGCGATTATGGGCCCGGTGTTGGGTATCAAGATATTGCAAACCTAGTATTATCATCCGTAGGATCAGTATTGAGAGTTGATTTATGTTCCGTTGAAGATCCAGTACAGAATGCAAAAGCATCATACAGAGTAGTAGGAAACGTAACACCCGATAGTGGTGCAGAAGCTGTTGCGAATGGCATCAAAAATGGGGTTTTATATCATGGTCCTGGAATACTAGCGTATGTATTACCCGATGGAACGTGGGCGCCACTAGAAAAATCTAAACCAGGTAATGTTTACAGAATTGTTTGGACATCACCAAATGGTAAGATTGTAGAAAATAGTCCTCCTCCAGCAAAAGCTCATAAGGCCGGCGATACTGGAAGATTTGTTCTCTTAGCAGCTGAAGTTATGAAAGTTGGTAAGTGGCAAAGTGTCGTAATAGCTAGTGGAGAAAGTCCTTATGGTGATTATGAACCGACATGGTCTTGGATATATTACGGCGTTCAATTAGATGGTCCGAAATTTGTTACGAACATGATAAATTGGTCACTTGCACTTGCAACCACAGTTGTACAAACAGTAACACAAACAGTAACTTCCACCACAACAGTTACTAGCACAGTAACCTCTACTACTACTGCTACAACTACAGCTACTGTAGAATCAATGACTGGTTGGGGAGCTGCAGGAGTGTTTGCAGTAATAGCAATCGTAGCAATAGCATTAATGCTTAGGAAGAAATAA
- a CDS encoding ABC transporter substrate-binding protein produces the protein MLRMRSISRTVTIVVIILILLLLIGAYVYYFGGVPQTTTTPTTTTTSSVTTQTTTTTTTTTTGGITLVIITRHDTTIQDATKKMFLQSDIAKKFNIVDLKFLPVAAGLWKDYISSGGVDVAWGGGPTLFDTILSMNLLAPITDNNTLNVISQIPNTIGGVPMKRFNDKGQIMWVAAAISSFGFTVNNDKLQAYKLPKPSKWSDLASDVYGELLPIPTIGVANPLASTSNTRIYEIILQAYGWTDGWKILTLMAANAKIYDTSDAVRDAVITGDVPVGITIDFYGYNAMFQNPKTEYIIPTNESIINGDPIALVKGAPHAAAAQAFIAWVLSAEGQKLWLNPNINRMPANPAVFRTPEGQQRQDLYKLYNMTIANRGIDFNDTRALVTEYAMMNYFKSVLIDANTELKQAWSAVLSLKDKNPQKYQELKEKLTTLLQFKDPITGNMVSFTESYAASINNRLQTDTSFLNQITSTWRDAARNWYLNIYNEAKAAGA, from the coding sequence ATGTTGCGCATGCGATCAATTTCTAGAACTGTTACAATTGTAGTGATTATTTTAATTCTACTGCTTTTGATTGGTGCCTACGTATATTATTTCGGAGGAGTTCCCCAGACAACAACTACTCCAACAACAACTACAACGTCAAGTGTGACCACACAAACTACTACTACAACCACCACAACTACTACCGGAGGCATTACTCTTGTAATCATAACCAGGCATGATACAACGATACAGGATGCTACTAAGAAAATGTTTTTGCAAAGTGATATTGCAAAAAAATTTAATATTGTTGACTTGAAATTCTTACCTGTTGCCGCAGGTTTATGGAAGGATTATATTTCTAGCGGAGGTGTTGACGTTGCTTGGGGTGGTGGTCCAACACTTTTTGATACTATATTAAGTATGAATCTTCTTGCTCCGATAACTGATAACAATACTCTCAATGTTATCTCACAGATACCTAATACTATAGGCGGTGTTCCAATGAAACGCTTTAATGATAAGGGACAAATCATGTGGGTTGCTGCGGCGATTTCAAGTTTTGGTTTTACTGTAAATAATGACAAGCTTCAGGCATATAAATTACCTAAGCCTTCTAAATGGAGTGATTTAGCTTCTGATGTTTATGGAGAACTACTTCCAATTCCGACAATCGGAGTAGCCAATCCGCTTGCTAGCACAAGCAATACTAGAATTTATGAAATTATTCTTCAAGCATATGGTTGGACTGATGGTTGGAAAATTTTAACACTCATGGCTGCAAATGCTAAAATTTATGATACAAGTGATGCAGTTAGAGATGCTGTAATTACTGGTGATGTACCGGTGGGGATCACGATAGATTTCTATGGTTATAATGCCATGTTTCAGAATCCTAAGACGGAGTATATCATACCAACTAATGAATCTATTATAAATGGTGACCCAATAGCATTAGTTAAAGGTGCCCCCCATGCTGCAGCTGCTCAAGCTTTTATTGCTTGGGTTCTTTCTGCTGAAGGACAGAAACTATGGCTTAATCCCAATATTAACAGGATGCCAGCGAATCCAGCAGTTTTTAGAACTCCTGAAGGGCAACAGCGGCAAGATCTTTATAAACTTTATAACATGACAATAGCCAACAGGGGTATTGATTTTAATGATACGAGAGCTTTGGTCACGGAATATGCCATGATGAATTATTTTAAATCAGTTTTGATTGATGCTAATACAGAGTTAAAGCAGGCATGGAGTGCTGTTCTCAGTTTAAAGGATAAAAACCCACAAAAATATCAGGAACTAAAAGAGAAATTAACAACTCTACTTCAATTCAAAGACCCCATTACTGGTAATATGGTTTCATTTACTGAGAGTTATGCTGCAAGTATTAATAACAGACTCCAGACTGATACAAGCTTTTTGAATCAGATAACAAGTACTTGGCGTGATGCAGCAAGAAATTGGTATTTAAATATTTATAATGAAGCAAAAGCTGCAGGTGCTTAA
- a CDS encoding iron ABC transporter permease, which produces MQKLNTIKQRFSRKIFFEIDLVVLAFIFISLFFIFTFLLVPVIMMVETAFLSDGTFSLRWFNNILSSYYINLNPQGSLYTYIPKISTIYVTGIDCGVIFNSLIVASFTTIIASLLGIIIAFVFARYEFPGKKVLRIITLIPLLITPFVNAYVVKKIFDPTTGLINWFLYDILHIIPWRIWLDGLAAVILTQSITYYPIVLLNFYASLMNVDPSLEEQGENLGARGFTLFRKITLPLAFPGLAAGATLVFIFSLEDLGAPIVFQGHPYVQKLMSYQIFSNFIRSTGQRPPEIAALSVVMLVLALAGFLLIKKYVSMRTYAMISRGGRWKARLTKLRLKGLLIVYFIIVPIVIFTILPQVGTVLLAFSTRWNDVFPDGVTLNNLIQIFANPRVSGFVVRSVLYSLAAVIIIILIGIATAYTASRVRLSGITALDALATLPIAIPGIVIAIGYFYFYSQFFQGTFLDPRNPLYFDPAIVLIIAYAVRRMPFTARSIYAGLQQVHYNLEEASMSLGAKRFRTIRSIVMPLISLNVISGAMISFIYSISEVSVSVTLGVLNIDKSPLTVYMANVWVSSVGSAQIAAALGLLLMVIQLSVIAIVTLGFKQRYAFIGV; this is translated from the coding sequence ATGCAAAAGCTTAATACAATTAAGCAGAGATTTTCACGAAAAATATTTTTTGAGATTGATTTGGTCGTTCTAGCCTTTATATTTATATCACTTTTTTTCATTTTTACATTCTTATTAGTTCCAGTTATTATGATGGTTGAAACTGCATTCCTTTCTGATGGAACTTTTTCTTTAAGATGGTTTAATAATATTTTGTCATCATATTACATTAATTTGAACCCTCAAGGTTCATTGTATACTTATATACCTAAGATTAGCACAATCTATGTGACTGGCATTGATTGCGGTGTGATTTTTAATTCGCTTATAGTTGCATCTTTTACCACGATAATAGCATCACTTTTAGGCATTATTATAGCATTTGTATTTGCCAGGTATGAATTCCCTGGTAAGAAAGTTTTAAGAATCATAACTTTGATCCCACTTTTGATAACACCTTTTGTTAATGCATATGTTGTTAAGAAAATTTTTGATCCAACTACAGGGTTAATAAACTGGTTTCTTTATGATATTCTTCATATAATACCGTGGCGTATATGGCTCGATGGTCTTGCTGCTGTAATTCTTACACAATCAATTACATATTATCCAATCGTTCTGTTGAATTTTTATGCTAGTTTAATGAATGTTGATCCAAGCTTGGAAGAACAGGGTGAAAATTTAGGAGCAAGAGGGTTTACTTTATTTAGAAAGATTACTTTACCTTTAGCTTTTCCTGGTTTAGCTGCTGGTGCAACATTAGTGTTCATTTTTAGCCTTGAAGATTTAGGAGCTCCTATAGTTTTTCAAGGCCATCCATACGTTCAAAAGCTCATGTCATATCAGATATTTTCCAATTTTATAAGATCAACTGGACAAAGACCACCAGAGATAGCTGCTTTATCTGTTGTTATGCTAGTTTTAGCCTTAGCAGGTTTTCTACTTATAAAAAAATATGTAAGCATGAGAACTTATGCCATGATTAGTAGGGGTGGTAGATGGAAAGCTAGGCTTACAAAGTTAAGATTAAAGGGTTTACTAATTGTATACTTTATCATAGTTCCAATTGTGATTTTTACTATATTACCTCAAGTTGGAACTGTTCTTTTGGCCTTCTCCACAAGATGGAATGATGTATTTCCTGATGGAGTCACGTTAAATAATTTAATACAAATTTTTGCTAATCCTAGAGTATCAGGTTTTGTTGTACGTAGTGTTTTATATTCTTTAGCTGCTGTGATAATTATTATACTGATTGGAATTGCGACTGCTTATACAGCAAGTCGCGTAAGATTAAGTGGCATAACTGCGCTTGATGCACTAGCAACATTACCAATAGCAATACCAGGTATAGTAATAGCTATAGGATACTTTTATTTTTACTCTCAATTCTTTCAAGGCACATTTCTTGATCCACGAAATCCGTTATATTTTGATCCTGCTATCGTGCTAATCATTGCTTATGCAGTTAGAAGAATGCCTTTTACTGCTAGATCTATTTATGCCGGATTACAGCAGGTTCATTACAATCTTGAAGAGGCCTCTATGAGTTTGGGTGCAAAAAGATTTAGAACAATTCGTAGCATTGTAATGCCACTCATTTCACTTAATGTTATTAGTGGTGCTATGATAAGCTTTATTTATAGCATTAGTGAGGTGAGTGTCAGTGTGACATTAGGGGTTCTCAATATAGACAAGTCGCCTCTTACAGTATACATGGCTAATGTGTGGGTTTCTTCTGTAGGATCCGCTCAAATTGCTGCAGCTCTTGGATTACTTTTAATGGTTATTCAATTAAGTGTGATCGCCATAGTGACTTTAGGATTCAAACAAAGATACGCATTTATAGGTGTGTGA
- a CDS encoding ABC transporter ATP-binding protein: MTDVKLENVTKKFGNVIAVDNVNLNIQDGELFTLLGPSGCGKTTLLRIIAGLEYPDKGKIFFGGNDVTLIKSYERNVAMVFQNYALWPHMTVFDNIAFGLKIKKLPKSEIKERVWKVLDLVQLSGLENRYPTQLSGGQQQRVALARALVVEPKLLLLDEPLSNLDAKLRIEMREEIKRIQKNLKITTIYVTHDQEEAMSISDRIAILDKGKVLQVGTPKEIYEKPQNLFVASFIGRSSILKGVIKEITNNYALVSLGDYTIKGLISSNTTLRPGDSVAVILRPEDFKLNAENDHNIIEGDVDMVMFLGSYQYVRLKLVDDSKILIKLNPNVNIRVGQKLKTFIEVDQVNVLPWD; encoded by the coding sequence ATGACTGACGTTAAACTAGAAAATGTTACGAAAAAATTCGGCAATGTGATAGCTGTAGATAATGTAAACTTGAATATACAAGATGGTGAACTCTTTACGCTCTTAGGACCCAGCGGATGCGGAAAAACAACACTACTTAGAATAATAGCTGGGCTTGAATACCCTGACAAAGGCAAAATATTTTTTGGAGGTAACGACGTGACTCTTATAAAGTCGTATGAAAGAAATGTAGCAATGGTATTCCAGAATTATGCACTCTGGCCTCACATGACTGTTTTTGATAATATAGCGTTTGGACTTAAGATCAAAAAGTTACCCAAAAGTGAAATAAAAGAAAGAGTATGGAAAGTACTAGATCTTGTTCAGTTAAGTGGCCTTGAAAATAGGTATCCAACCCAATTAAGCGGAGGACAACAGCAAAGAGTCGCGCTCGCTAGAGCGTTAGTTGTTGAACCTAAATTATTACTCTTAGATGAGCCTCTCAGTAACCTAGATGCAAAACTTAGAATAGAAATGAGAGAGGAGATAAAGCGTATTCAGAAAAATCTTAAAATCACAACAATCTATGTAACACATGATCAAGAAGAAGCAATGAGTATTTCCGATAGAATAGCAATCTTAGACAAAGGGAAAGTTTTACAAGTAGGAACACCTAAAGAGATTTACGAAAAACCACAAAATCTCTTCGTGGCATCATTCATAGGAAGGAGCAGTATATTAAAAGGTGTTATCAAGGAAATAACAAACAATTATGCATTGGTAAGTTTAGGTGACTACACCATTAAAGGTCTCATATCATCCAATACAACCTTAAGACCTGGTGATAGTGTTGCTGTTATTCTCCGACCTGAAGATTTTAAATTAAACGCAGAAAATGATCATAACATAATTGAGGGAGATGTAGACATGGTTATGTTTCTTGGCTCATACCAATATGTACGATTAAAGTTAGTAGACGACTCAAAAATTCTTATCAAGCTTAACCCAAATGTAAATATAAGAGTGGGACAGAAACTTAAAACGTTCATAGAAGTAGACCAAGTAAATGTATTACCATGGGATTAA